A region of Zeugodacus cucurbitae isolate PBARC_wt_2022May chromosome 5, idZeuCucr1.2, whole genome shotgun sequence DNA encodes the following proteins:
- the LOC105218070 gene encoding lipoamide acyltransferase component of branched-chain alpha-keto acid dehydrogenase complex, mitochondrial — MSSILLRNRGATMLKNCLPNSFKVCGKLVNVKQIRCLHLTPCMEKILSFKLSDIGEGIREVTVKEWYVKVGDKVEQFDDLCEVQSDKASVTITSRYDGKIAKIHHPVDDIALVGKPLLDFDVEEDEADDSDSESSSDSEAESNSTAQSNSEKVASDEDVARNITLATPAVRRLAMENKVDLSKVPATGKLGRVLKGDVLEYLGHVPAGTNKPHPTIAAKSELSSAPKAASPVVADRVEPLKGVPKAMLKAMSESLKIPHFAYSDEIDMTKLIDFRDQLKTVASERGISKLTFMPFCIKAASVALSKYPILNSSLDVAKEAVIYKAAHNISVAIDTPQGLVVPNIKNCERKNILDIAKDLNELVERGRKGALTPRDFADGTFSLSNIGVVGGTYTHPCIMAPQVAIGAMGRTKAVPRFNENDEIVKAYIMNVSWSADHRIIDGVTMAQFSNVWKQYLENPALFLLN; from the exons CTCGTAAACGTAAAACAAATACGTTGTTTGCACCTCACGCCATGCATGGAAAAAATACTATCGTTTAAACTCAGTGACATCGGTGAAGGAATACGTGAAGTTACTGTAAAAGAATG GTATGTGAAGGTCGGTGACAAGGTGGAGCAGTTCGATGATCTCTGCGAAGTGCAATCGGATAAGGCGTCCGTAACGATCACTAGTCGTTACGATGGCAAAATCGCGAAAATACATCATCCCGTGGATGATATTGCTCTTGTCGGCAAACCGTTGTTGGATTTTGATGTGGAAGAGGATGAGGCAGACGACTCCGATTCGGAGTCCAGCTCAGATTCAGAAGCGGAATCCAACTCAACTGCGCAATCAAATAGCGAAAAAGTTGCCAGCGATGAGGATGTCGCGCGCAACATAACGCTTGCAACGCCTGCAGTGCGTCGTTTGGCTATGGAAAATAAAGTAGATCTCTCCAAAGTGCCGGCCACAGGAAAACTGGGGCGTGTACTTAAGGGAGATGTACTGGAGTACTTGGGACATGTACCTGCTGGCACCAATAAACCGCATCCTACCATCGCGGCAAAATCAGAGTTGTCTAGTGCGCCAAAAGCTGCATCGCCAGTTGTTGCTGATCGCGTTGAACCGCTGAAAGGTGTGCCCAAGGCGATGCTGAAAGCCATGTCTGAATCTCTG AAAATCCCACATTTCGCCTATAGCGATGAGATCGATATGACCAAACTGATTGATTTCCGTGACCAATTGAAGACAGTGGCCAGTGAACGCGGTATTTCTAAACTCACATTCATGCCATTCTGCATCAAAGCTGCGTCTGTTGCACTCTCTAAGTACCCAATACTGAATAGTTCACTCGATGTTGCGAAGGAAGCAGTGATATACAAAGCTGCACACAACATCAGTGTTGCCATAGACACGCCACAAGGCTTGGTAGTGCCAAATATTAAGAATTGTGAGCGTAAGAATATACTTGATATTGCCAAGGATTTGAATGAGTTGGTCGAGAGAGGCCGTAAAGGCGCTTTAACGCCACGAGACTTTGCTGATGGCACTTTCTCACTTTCGAACATTGGTGTG gttGGTGGTACCTATACGCATCCCTGCATTATGGCACCACAAGTGGCCATCGGCGCTATGGGACGGACAAAG GCTGTAccgcgttttaacgaaaacgaTGAGATCGTTAAAGCTTATATCATGAATGTGAGCTGGTCCGCAGATCATCGTATAATTGATGGCGTCACCATGGCTCAGTTTTCGAATGTGTGGAAACAATATCTGGAGAACCCAGcattatttttgcttaattaa